The Pocillopora verrucosa isolate sample1 chromosome 2, ASM3666991v2, whole genome shotgun sequence genome has a segment encoding these proteins:
- the LOC131781000 gene encoding sin3 histone deacetylase corepressor complex component SDS3-like isoform X2, translated as MPKLKGVEGTKSHKKMRRKRSTASTVKGKRKLGGKGKKSGRSVSPRSDSSEDSVFSNQACAPRTSGRIRKMAAVFNREASFDDNRSDVYDDDEDRGFFHMNESDEDTEDASETDMAKLEEEFTEMKEQMYQEKLQDFKQQLQNLNSGKHSDYTKRLNKLDLVRTERLLIADICRKYEIELVEKEYVREQKAAQEEYEQKKVELKETLLNELQEKKKVIETERSSMELTGDSVEVKPAVTRKLRRRPNDPLPAPEKRRKTSPQINYMLDEEDIMEDLKALNKLVSLPGEVSSSQGQSQNKTGSSRLKTSSGNGSHSEISYPVEVRSEDGRLLYDKKWFHKGCGIVVETRENGRYSGSLHSIGQSEIWIKKTDNTKVRIYISSLMKGKFHLKKKNSSSSNNSMNSGPSVNHSST; from the exons ATGCCCAAGTTGAAAGGAGTCGAAGGCACAAAATCCCACAAGAAAATGCGAAGAAAAAGGTCCACTGCGAGTActgtcaaaggaaaaagaaaacttggagGCAAGGGTAAAAAG TCTGGAAGGAGCGTGAGCCCTCGGAGCGATTCATCAGAGGACAGCGTATTTAGCAATCAAGCCTGCGCACCACGGACTTCGGGAAGGATCAGAAAAATGGCGGCAGTGTTCAATCGAGAGGCGAGCTTTGATGACAATCGTTCTGATGTTTATGATGACGATGAAGATAGGGGATTTTTCCACATGAACGAATCAGATGAAG ATACAGAAGATGCAAGTGAAACTGATATGGCAAAGCTTGAAGAGGAGTTTACAGAAATGAAAGAACA AATGTACCAAGAAAAGTTACAGGATTTTAAACAACAGCTACAGAATTTGAACAGTG GTAAACATTCTGACTACACTAAGAGGCTGAATAAACTTGATTTAGTTAGAACAGAGAGACTTCTCATTGCAG ACATCTGTAGGAAGTATGAG ATTGAGCTTGTTGAGAAGGAATATGTCCGTGAACAGAAAGCAGCACAAGAGGAGTATGAG CAAAAGAAAGTTGAACTCAAAGAGACACTCCTAAATGAACtacaagagaagaaaaaggtgATAGAGACAGAGAGGTCATCCATGGAGCTCACCGGAG ATTCAGTGGAAGTGAAACCTGCTGTTACACGAAAACTGAGAAGAAGACCAAATGACCCATTACCTGCtcctgaaaaaagaagaaagacttCT CCCCAGATAAACTACATGCTTGATGAAGAAGATATCATGGAAGACTTAAAAGCCCTCAACAAGTTGGTCTCTCTTCCAGGAGAG GTGTCATCATCACAAGGCCAGTCACAGAATAAAACAGGATCAAGCCGTCTTAAAACATCCTCAG GAAACGGCTCACATTCAGAAATCTCATACCCAGTTGAGGTCCGCTCTGAGGATGGAAGGCTCTTATATGACAAAAAATG GTTCCATAAAGGGTGTGGTATTGTTGTAGAAACAAGAGAGAATGGAAGATATAG tgGATCCCTTCATTCTATTGGCCAGTCAGAG ATATGGATCAAGAAAACTGATAACACAAAAGTGCGAATTTACATTTCCTCACTGATGAAAGGGAAATTCCATctcaagaagaaaaattccagcAGCAGCAATAATAGCATGAATTCTGGTCCTTCAGTGAATCACTCCAGTACATAA
- the LOC131780956 gene encoding RNA-binding protein cabeza isoform X2, which yields MGVDMVRVVGQQCMVEQEVLVMVELKVTNLLVTKLLPALTSQLVTRPQLKEELQHIVQQLDTRVPQQVTQATRQTAAQVATSKHLQHSTRGTNSNLRVVATHKRVEDQATSNHRDTSRLEGINLVVKVVMAAARAVEVDTKVVGIKVMVDAVVVDMDSRALPMDKEEEEEEVAMEEEEGNSSGGGQQDPGKEYETDQVFISNLSSTVTEADIKDLFGSIGIIKIDKKTGNPKIWIYKLPDGTSKGEATVTYDDPPTADAAITWFNGKEFFGQTIKVEFAEKRVPRGGFGGRGGGGRGPRGGRGGGGDRRGGRDDHRGGGGGGGGMEARAGDWDCPSCGNMNFARRDTCNRCQTPRSGDGGGDGGGGYGGRSGGGGRGGWGGGRGGGRGGGRGDRRGGGGRGGYDRQGMRQERRDRPY from the exons aTGGGGGTGGATATGGTCAGAGTGGTGGGGCAGCAATGTATGGTGGAACAGGAGGTGCTAG TTATGGTGGAGCTCAAAGTTACCAATCTTCTGGTTACCAAGCTCCTACCAGCTCTTACCAGTCAACTGGTTACCAGGCCCCAGCTCAAGGAGGAGCTCCAGCATATAGTGCAGCAACTGGATACCAGAGTGCCTCAACAGGTTACACAGGCTACCAGACAGACAGCAGCTCAGGTGGCTACCAGCAAGCATCTTCAACACAGTACCAGGGGTACGAACAGCAACCTCAGAGTGGTGGCTACTCACAAGCGAGTGGAGGATCAAGCTACCAGCAACCACAGGGATACCAGCAGACTGGAGGGTATCAATCTGGTGGTCAAGGTGGTTATGGCAGCAGCCAGAGCAGTGGAGGTGGATACCAAGGTGGTGGGTATCAAGGTGATGGTGGACGCAGTAGTGGTGGATATGGACAGCAGGGCTCTTCCTATGGacaaggaggaggaggaagaggaggtGGCTATGGAGGAGGAAGAGG GTAACTCTTCTGGAGGTGGACAGCAAGATCCAG GGAAAGAGTATGAAACAGATCAGGTCTTCATTTCAAATCTTTCCTCTACGGTTACAGAAGCAGACATCAAAGATCTTTTTGGCTCAATTGGTATAATAAAG ATTGACAAAAAGACAGGCAACCCTAAAATCTGGATTTACAAACTTCCGGACGGGACTTCAAAG GGGGAAGCTACTGTTACTTATGATGATCCGCCAACAGCTGATGCTGCTATCACTTGGTTCAATG GTAAAGAGTTTTTTGGACAGACAATCAAGGTTGAATTTGCTGAGAAGAGAGTACCCAGAGGAGGCTTTGGTGGAAGAGGTGGTGGAGGACGAG GTCCTCGTGGTGGACGTGGGGGTGGTGGTGACAGAAGGGGTGGTCGAGATGACCATcgtggtggtggtggtggtggcggaGGAATGGAAGCTCGTGCTGGGGACTGGGACTGCCCATC GTGTGGAAACATGAATTTTGCCAGGAGGGACACCTGCAATCGATGCCAAACACCAAGATCTGGCGATGGTGGTGGGGatg GTGGTGGTGGATATGGTGGAAGAAGTGGGGGAGGTGGAAGAGGAGGTTGGGGGGGAGGTAGAGGTGGAGGCAGAGGTGGAGGGCGTGGTGACAGGAGAGGTGGAGGTGGAAGAGGTGGTTATGACAG ACAAGGGATGAGGCAAGAGCGAAGAGACAGACCATATTGA
- the LOC131780999 gene encoding vacuolar protein sorting-associated protein 29, with the protein MLSDHAKLKVGTSIATLTGVNMLVLVLGDLHIPHRQHSLPAKFKKLLVPGKIQHILCTGNLCAKDSYDYLKTLASDVHVVRGDFDENLSYPEQKVVNVGQFRIGVCHGHQIVPWGDPESLAMLQRQLDVDILIYGHSHKFAAYEHEGRFYINPGSATGAYHPLQSDTVPSFVLMDIQGGTIVTYVYQLIQDDVKVERIEYKKPV; encoded by the exons ATGCTGAGTGACCACGCCAAATTGAAGGTTGGTACTTCCATCGCGACACTCACGGGAGTCAATATG CTTGTTCTTGTACTTGGGGACCTTCACATTCCTCATCGGCAACACAGTTTAccagcaaagtttaaaaaattgttg GTACCTGGAAAAATACAGCACATCTTATGCACTGGAAATCTCTGTGCAAAAGATTCATATGACTATCTCAAAACACTGGCCAGTGATGTCCATGTTGTCAGAGGGGATTTTGATGAG aatttATCTTATCCTGAGCAGAAGGTAGTGAATGTGGGACAGTTTAGGATAGGAGTATGTCATGGTCATCAGATCGTTCCATGGGGGGACCCTGAGTCCCTTGCAATG CTTCAGCGGCAGCTCGATGTCGACATACTTATTTATGGCCACTCACACAAGTTTGCTGCATATGAACATGAGGGAAGGTTTTATATCAATCCTGGTTCAGCCACTGGAGCATATCATCCACTACAAAG TGACACTGTACCATCATTTGTGTTGATGGACATTCAAGGAGGTACTATTGTAACATATGTGTACCAGCTCATTCAGGATGATGTGAAGGTGGAGAGGATTGAGTACAAGAAACCAGTGTAA
- the LOC131781000 gene encoding sin3 histone deacetylase corepressor complex component SDS3-like isoform X1, giving the protein MPKLKGVEGTKSHKKMRRKRSTASTVKGKRKLGGKGKKQSGRSVSPRSDSSEDSVFSNQACAPRTSGRIRKMAAVFNREASFDDNRSDVYDDDEDRGFFHMNESDEDTEDASETDMAKLEEEFTEMKEQMYQEKLQDFKQQLQNLNSGKHSDYTKRLNKLDLVRTERLLIADICRKYEIELVEKEYVREQKAAQEEYEQKKVELKETLLNELQEKKKVIETERSSMELTGDSVEVKPAVTRKLRRRPNDPLPAPEKRRKTSPQINYMLDEEDIMEDLKALNKLVSLPGEVSSSQGQSQNKTGSSRLKTSSGNGSHSEISYPVEVRSEDGRLLYDKKWFHKGCGIVVETRENGRYSGSLHSIGQSEIWIKKTDNTKVRIYISSLMKGKFHLKKKNSSSSNNSMNSGPSVNHSST; this is encoded by the exons ATGCCCAAGTTGAAAGGAGTCGAAGGCACAAAATCCCACAAGAAAATGCGAAGAAAAAGGTCCACTGCGAGTActgtcaaaggaaaaagaaaacttggagGCAAGGGTAAAAAG cagTCTGGAAGGAGCGTGAGCCCTCGGAGCGATTCATCAGAGGACAGCGTATTTAGCAATCAAGCCTGCGCACCACGGACTTCGGGAAGGATCAGAAAAATGGCGGCAGTGTTCAATCGAGAGGCGAGCTTTGATGACAATCGTTCTGATGTTTATGATGACGATGAAGATAGGGGATTTTTCCACATGAACGAATCAGATGAAG ATACAGAAGATGCAAGTGAAACTGATATGGCAAAGCTTGAAGAGGAGTTTACAGAAATGAAAGAACA AATGTACCAAGAAAAGTTACAGGATTTTAAACAACAGCTACAGAATTTGAACAGTG GTAAACATTCTGACTACACTAAGAGGCTGAATAAACTTGATTTAGTTAGAACAGAGAGACTTCTCATTGCAG ACATCTGTAGGAAGTATGAG ATTGAGCTTGTTGAGAAGGAATATGTCCGTGAACAGAAAGCAGCACAAGAGGAGTATGAG CAAAAGAAAGTTGAACTCAAAGAGACACTCCTAAATGAACtacaagagaagaaaaaggtgATAGAGACAGAGAGGTCATCCATGGAGCTCACCGGAG ATTCAGTGGAAGTGAAACCTGCTGTTACACGAAAACTGAGAAGAAGACCAAATGACCCATTACCTGCtcctgaaaaaagaagaaagacttCT CCCCAGATAAACTACATGCTTGATGAAGAAGATATCATGGAAGACTTAAAAGCCCTCAACAAGTTGGTCTCTCTTCCAGGAGAG GTGTCATCATCACAAGGCCAGTCACAGAATAAAACAGGATCAAGCCGTCTTAAAACATCCTCAG GAAACGGCTCACATTCAGAAATCTCATACCCAGTTGAGGTCCGCTCTGAGGATGGAAGGCTCTTATATGACAAAAAATG GTTCCATAAAGGGTGTGGTATTGTTGTAGAAACAAGAGAGAATGGAAGATATAG tgGATCCCTTCATTCTATTGGCCAGTCAGAG ATATGGATCAAGAAAACTGATAACACAAAAGTGCGAATTTACATTTCCTCACTGATGAAAGGGAAATTCCATctcaagaagaaaaattccagcAGCAGCAATAATAGCATGAATTCTGGTCCTTCAGTGAATCACTCCAGTACATAA
- the LOC131780956 gene encoding RNA-binding protein FUS isoform X1, translated as MADQGYGGGYGQSGGAAMYGGTGGASYGGAQSYQSSGYQAPTSSYQSTGYQAPAQGGAPAYSAATGYQSASTGYTGYQTDSSSGGYQQASSTQYQGYEQQPQSGGYSQASGGSSYQQPQGYQQTGGYQSGGQGGYGSSQSSGGGYQGGGYQGDGGRSSGGYGQQGSSYGQGGGGRGGGYGGGRGGGRGGSRPGGYNSNMGYGNSSGGGQQDPGKEYETDQVFISNLSSTVTEADIKDLFGSIGIIKIDKKTGNPKIWIYKLPDGTSKGEATVTYDDPPTADAAITWFNGKEFFGQTIKVEFAEKRVPRGGFGGRGGGGRGPRGGRGGGGDRRGGRDDHRGGGGGGGGMEARAGDWDCPSCGNMNFARRDTCNRCQTPRSGDGGGDGGGGYGGRSGGGGRGGWGGGRGGGRGGGRGDRRGGGGRGGYDRQGMRQERRDRPY; from the exons ATGGCGGACCAAGGAT aTGGGGGTGGATATGGTCAGAGTGGTGGGGCAGCAATGTATGGTGGAACAGGAGGTGCTAG TTATGGTGGAGCTCAAAGTTACCAATCTTCTGGTTACCAAGCTCCTACCAGCTCTTACCAGTCAACTGGTTACCAGGCCCCAGCTCAAGGAGGAGCTCCAGCATATAGTGCAGCAACTGGATACCAGAGTGCCTCAACAGGTTACACAGGCTACCAGACAGACAGCAGCTCAGGTGGCTACCAGCAAGCATCTTCAACACAGTACCAGGGGTACGAACAGCAACCTCAGAGTGGTGGCTACTCACAAGCGAGTGGAGGATCAAGCTACCAGCAACCACAGGGATACCAGCAGACTGGAGGGTATCAATCTGGTGGTCAAGGTGGTTATGGCAGCAGCCAGAGCAGTGGAGGTGGATACCAAGGTGGTGGGTATCAAGGTGATGGTGGACGCAGTAGTGGTGGATATGGACAGCAGGGCTCTTCCTATGGacaaggaggaggaggaagaggaggtGGCTATGGAGGAGGAAGAGG CGGTGGCAGAGGAGGTAGCCGACCGGGTGGATACAATAGTAATATGGGTTATG GTAACTCTTCTGGAGGTGGACAGCAAGATCCAG GGAAAGAGTATGAAACAGATCAGGTCTTCATTTCAAATCTTTCCTCTACGGTTACAGAAGCAGACATCAAAGATCTTTTTGGCTCAATTGGTATAATAAAG ATTGACAAAAAGACAGGCAACCCTAAAATCTGGATTTACAAACTTCCGGACGGGACTTCAAAG GGGGAAGCTACTGTTACTTATGATGATCCGCCAACAGCTGATGCTGCTATCACTTGGTTCAATG GTAAAGAGTTTTTTGGACAGACAATCAAGGTTGAATTTGCTGAGAAGAGAGTACCCAGAGGAGGCTTTGGTGGAAGAGGTGGTGGAGGACGAG GTCCTCGTGGTGGACGTGGGGGTGGTGGTGACAGAAGGGGTGGTCGAGATGACCATcgtggtggtggtggtggtggcggaGGAATGGAAGCTCGTGCTGGGGACTGGGACTGCCCATC GTGTGGAAACATGAATTTTGCCAGGAGGGACACCTGCAATCGATGCCAAACACCAAGATCTGGCGATGGTGGTGGGGatg GTGGTGGTGGATATGGTGGAAGAAGTGGGGGAGGTGGAAGAGGAGGTTGGGGGGGAGGTAGAGGTGGAGGCAGAGGTGGAGGGCGTGGTGACAGGAGAGGTGGAGGTGGAAGAGGTGGTTATGACAG ACAAGGGATGAGGCAAGAGCGAAGAGACAGACCATATTGA